One window of Chryseobacterium sp. JJR-5R genomic DNA carries:
- a CDS encoding YafY family protein has translation MNDHYLKKLDRVTAILTQLQSRPVVRAQDLAQKFEVSIRTIYRDIKTLENAGIPIVGEAGSGYSLMEGYKLPPVMFTKEEVLSFITAEKLMQKFLHESLGSHYRSAMEKVRSVLKFSDRNLIGNIEKQIDIYNYQPKTEDPIKNVIPIILESIAEKRQLLMEYKTADHKVSVRTVEAVGVFFEFNFWYIMAFCTLRNDFRQFRIDRILQISITGYPFLQEYGQINDYRKAPNGNKTRVRLLVEKKIIAHIINSKKYYGLTEEIERGDNTELIFETDWIDEGFPRWLITFADYAEILEPESLKESLKKLMADISKKI, from the coding sequence ATGAATGATCACTACCTCAAAAAACTCGACCGGGTAACCGCTATCCTCACTCAGCTGCAGTCCAGGCCGGTTGTACGCGCACAGGATCTTGCCCAAAAGTTTGAAGTGAGCATAAGAACAATTTACCGCGACATTAAAACCCTGGAAAATGCCGGCATCCCTATTGTCGGAGAGGCGGGAAGCGGATACTCTCTAATGGAAGGGTATAAACTTCCGCCCGTTATGTTTACCAAAGAAGAAGTTCTGAGCTTCATTACGGCAGAAAAGCTCATGCAGAAATTTCTGCACGAAAGCCTGGGCAGCCATTACCGGTCTGCTATGGAGAAAGTTCGTTCCGTATTGAAATTTTCAGACCGGAATCTGATCGGAAATATTGAAAAACAGATTGATATCTACAATTACCAGCCGAAAACCGAGGACCCTATTAAAAATGTGATTCCGATTATTCTGGAAAGTATCGCCGAAAAAAGGCAGTTGCTCATGGAGTATAAAACCGCTGATCATAAAGTGTCTGTAAGGACTGTTGAAGCGGTCGGCGTTTTTTTCGAATTTAATTTCTGGTATATCATGGCATTCTGTACCTTAAGGAATGATTTTCGGCAGTTTAGGATTGACAGGATATTGCAGATTTCCATAACCGGATATCCGTTTCTGCAGGAATATGGGCAGATCAATGACTACCGGAAAGCCCCGAACGGAAATAAAACCAGGGTCAGGCTTCTGGTAGAGAAAAAAATCATCGCACACATCATCAATTCCAAAAAATATTACGGCCTTACCGAAGAGATAGAAAGAGGGGATAACACGGAACTTATTTTCGAAACCGACTGGATCGATGAGGGTTTTCCGCGCTGGTTGATTACCTTTGCAGATTATGCGGAGATCCTGGAACCTGAATCTCTTAAAGAAAGCCTTAAAAAATTAATGGCAGACATTTCAAAAAAAATCTAA